One part of the Thermodesulfovibrio sp. 3462-1 genome encodes these proteins:
- a CDS encoding glycosyltransferase: MQILIICINYNNDEETFSFIKETLRISRDRRLKIMVVDNSEKDKLKDKIKEVKQVLYYHTNKNLGYFGGAWFGLIQYLKENPLPEWVIVCNTDIQFEENFFKKLIEYYQNSIYAIIAPDIILETSKLPSSRKHQNPHFITRPSKFRMYFYKWIFKYYPLYLFWELISGIRYEIINHLSKQKNKNIKPQEIYAPFGACIIFHRNYFEAGGTLNTECFLFGEEIFVAETARKLNLRILYDPELKVIHHEHSSISILKSKQKAFYAYQSIKYYIDKFFKG, translated from the coding sequence ATGCAAATTTTAATTATTTGTATTAATTATAATAACGATGAAGAAACTTTTTCTTTTATAAAAGAAACACTAAGGATAAGTAGAGACCGCAGGCTGAAAATAATGGTAGTTGATAATAGCGAAAAAGACAAATTAAAAGACAAAATAAAAGAGGTAAAACAAGTTTTGTATTATCACACTAATAAAAATCTTGGATATTTTGGAGGAGCATGGTTCGGATTAATTCAATATTTAAAAGAAAATCCTTTGCCTGAATGGGTCATTGTATGTAATACTGATATCCAATTTGAAGAAAATTTTTTTAAAAAATTAATCGAATATTATCAGAACAGTATTTACGCAATAATTGCGCCAGATATTATACTTGAAACATCAAAACTACCTTCTTCTCGTAAGCATCAGAATCCACATTTTATTACTCGTCCATCAAAATTTAGAATGTATTTTTATAAATGGATTTTTAAATATTATCCTTTGTATCTTTTTTGGGAGCTTATTTCAGGCATAAGATATGAAATAATAAATCATTTGTCTAAACAGAAAAATAAAAACATAAAACCACAAGAAATATATGCACCTTTTGGTGCCTGTATAATTTTCCATAGAAACTACTTTGAAGCAGGGGGAACATTGAATACAGAATGTTTTCTTTTTGGAGAAGAGATATTTGTTGCAGAAACCGCTCGCAAATTAAATCTTCGCATTCTTTATGACCCTGAGCTTAAAGTTATACATCATGAACATTCTTCAATCTCTATTCTCAAATCTAAACAGAAGGCATTTTATGCATATCAGTCTATTAAATACTATATTGATAAATTTTTCAAAGGGTAA
- a CDS encoding phosphoadenosine phosphosulfate reductase family protein has protein sequence MDKVLIEKPLEEKELYSKKVVQETYERYGRDVGVAFSGGKDSTVLLHLVRSVFDGRIPWKVFTLDTSAEFKEIKDFVHKVTDEWNLELIVLKNEEAIKKIEIAKDKVECCYLLKVVPINNAIKDYGLKALLTAVRWDEQEARINEEFFTQRENPPHMRVQPILHFREIDIWSYIKKYNIPYCELYKKGYRSIDCEPCTRLCGTDWTERSGRAPEKEKVMKRLKEMGYF, from the coding sequence ATGGACAAAGTTCTTATTGAAAAGCCCCTGGAAGAGAAGGAATTATACAGTAAGAAGGTGGTTCAGGAGACCTATGAAAGATATGGCAGAGATGTGGGAGTTGCCTTTAGCGGAGGAAAGGACTCCACAGTCCTTCTTCATCTTGTAAGATCTGTGTTCGATGGCAGGATCCCATGGAAGGTTTTTACACTTGACACAAGTGCAGAATTTAAAGAGATCAAGGATTTTGTCCATAAAGTTACCGATGAATGGAATCTTGAGTTAATAGTTCTTAAAAATGAGGAAGCCATAAAAAAAATAGAGATCGCAAAAGACAAGGTTGAGTGTTGTTACCTTCTTAAGGTAGTTCCGATAAATAACGCTATCAAAGATTATGGGCTTAAAGCCCTTTTGACGGCGGTTCGATGGGACGAACAGGAGGCAAGGATTAATGAAGAATTCTTCACCCAAAGGGAAAATCCACCGCACATGAGGGTTCAACCGATATTACATTTCAGGGAAATTGATATCTGGTCATATATAAAAAAATATAACATTCCTTACTGCGAGCTTTATAAAAAGGGTTACCGGTCAATTGACTGTGAACCATGCACAAGGCTTTGTGGAACTGACTGGACTGAAAGGAGTGGGAGAGCACCCGAAAAAGAGAAAGTTATGAAGCGATTAAAAGAAATGGGATATTTCTAA
- the asnB gene encoding asparagine synthase (glutamine-hydrolyzing), whose protein sequence is MCGIFGAVNLKGSFSNNDFDKFVFLTDMVAYRGPNASGYIAINLKEKSENKDKFEIFLGHRRLSIIDLSENANQPLSDGEGLCIIYNGEIFNYLELKQELKQEGFIFKTNSDTEVILKIYKKYGEDGFSKLNGMWAFAILDIPNRKIILSRDRFSIKPLYYIQDRGRFYFASEIKQLLPLLPKKELNHTVMFKYIEQGLVDYDDESFFKNVYKVKPKHNFVIHLDTGEIKISKYWDYQIEEMPNLTLNEAAENFRQLFIDSVKIRLRSDVKVGALLSGGLDSSSISIIANKLQDKFCTYSVISKEKKYSEERYIDIITQKAKIENHKILFKFNDEKIFLKYIDKVIYHNDEPFCGFSAVAQYMVLETLRKNSDIVVVLSGQGGDEILMGYLKYFFFNIRNLIKTSAFKEALTQLMNSFIKRTMVWQFKLSEARRYLPFLIRKTPKSFLKINDTLEPIWEANNLKERQILDIDKYSVPALTHYEDRNSMAHSLEIRLPFLDHRLVNYVLNLPIAFKLNSGWSKYILRKAIYELPHQIRWRRDKQGFIIPEKLWLMKEFSSLINKIFTKSILEEMGIIDSKLFLEYYHKFQRGKKDIWYTDISRALIAEMWTRKFFMN, encoded by the coding sequence ATGTGTGGAATTTTTGGAGCTGTAAATCTAAAAGGAAGTTTTTCAAATAATGATTTTGATAAGTTTGTCTTTTTAACGGATATGGTAGCTTACAGAGGTCCTAATGCATCCGGCTACATTGCTATAAATCTGAAAGAAAAATCCGAAAATAAAGATAAATTTGAAATTTTTCTTGGTCATAGAAGGCTTTCAATAATAGATCTTTCTGAAAATGCTAATCAACCTCTAAGTGATGGTGAAGGATTATGTATAATATATAATGGTGAAATTTTTAACTACTTAGAATTAAAACAGGAATTAAAACAAGAGGGTTTTATATTTAAGACAAATTCTGATACTGAAGTTATATTGAAAATTTATAAAAAATATGGAGAAGATGGATTTAGTAAATTAAACGGGATGTGGGCCTTTGCTATATTGGATATACCTAATAGAAAAATAATTCTTAGTAGAGACAGATTTTCTATTAAACCCTTGTATTATATACAAGACCGAGGCAGATTTTATTTCGCCAGTGAAATTAAACAACTTCTCCCACTTTTACCAAAAAAGGAGCTTAATCATACCGTTATGTTTAAATATATTGAACAAGGACTTGTAGATTATGACGATGAGAGTTTTTTCAAGAATGTATATAAAGTAAAACCAAAACACAATTTTGTTATCCATCTTGATACTGGAGAAATTAAAATCAGCAAATATTGGGATTATCAAATTGAAGAAATGCCAAATTTAACACTTAATGAAGCAGCAGAAAATTTTCGCCAGCTTTTTATAGACAGCGTTAAAATCAGGTTGAGAAGTGATGTAAAAGTTGGAGCCTTACTAAGCGGTGGCTTAGATTCATCGTCAATCTCAATAATAGCAAACAAATTACAAGACAAGTTTTGCACTTATTCTGTTATCTCAAAAGAAAAAAAATATAGTGAGGAAAGGTATATTGATATTATTACGCAAAAAGCAAAAATCGAAAATCATAAAATTTTATTCAAATTCAATGATGAAAAGATATTCTTAAAATATATAGACAAAGTCATTTATCACAATGATGAACCTTTTTGTGGTTTTAGCGCTGTGGCGCAGTATATGGTATTAGAGACATTGAGAAAAAATAGTGATATTGTAGTTGTTCTAAGTGGGCAGGGAGGAGACGAAATATTAATGGGTTATTTAAAATATTTTTTCTTCAACATTAGAAATTTAATTAAAACAAGTGCTTTCAAAGAGGCATTGACTCAGCTAATGAACTCCTTTATCAAAAGAACTATGGTTTGGCAATTCAAATTAAGTGAAGCAAGAAGATACCTCCCTTTTCTTATTAGGAAAACTCCTAAGTCTTTTTTAAAAATTAATGATACCCTTGAACCTATATGGGAGGCTAATAATTTAAAAGAAAGACAAATCCTTGACATTGATAAATATTCGGTTCCTGCACTCACTCACTACGAAGATAGAAATTCTATGGCACATTCTTTAGAGATAAGGCTGCCTTTTTTAGATCATAGATTAGTAAATTATGTTTTAAATCTACCAATTGCTTTTAAACTGAATAGTGGATGGAGTAAGTATATTCTCAGGAAAGCTATTTATGAGTTGCCCCACCAAATAAGATGGAGAAGAGATAAACAAGGATTTATTATACCTGAAAAATTATGGCTTATGAAAGAATTTTCATCGTTAATAAATAAAATTTTTACTAAAAGTATATTAGAAGAAATGGGAATTATAGATAGCAAGTTGTTTTTGGAATACTATCATAAATTTCAGAGAGGTAAAAAAGATATCTGGTATACAGATATTTCAAGAGCTCTAATTGCTGAAATGTGGACAAGAAAATTTTTTATGAATTAA
- a CDS encoding sulfatase, which yields MKKRFPNIVLIVCDTLGAKHMSLYGYWRKTTPMLEKMVEKDNFAIYTRCFSPAPWTVPAHVSLFTGLYPSEHLTDGDKLFLSKNFYTLPEIVKNAGFTTIGITNNALVSRLFGYARGFDKFYEVWNIFEEKDNEKAIVSNFLKKTDLEKIKFLLKSSSRFPLKVLFKVVVNGVYKKLRPLSKDASSFTLKSFKIYKKILKECRQPFFIFINLMQTHDKYNPPQKYRNIFIKDNPKLEHRHRKETEYLHYAIKPFEKNYLEYMEGLYDEEILFLDEILFRMYEEIKKLKIQDNTLFIITADHGELFGEHGHVHHLFTTYNELIHIPLIISYPKEYGIKGEINNLVQLHDLFATIHSIVESPLPAPNSSIALMGNEKRDFACSQLLDVGFKIDACKEKNPDFDPDNFSFNCKEIALINKDLYKLIKRSNGQQELYNLQKDLYETQDLMKLRNMNIPEINFPKFELL from the coding sequence ATGAAAAAGCGATTCCCAAATATAGTTTTGATAGTATGTGATACATTAGGTGCTAAACATATGTCCTTATATGGATATTGGAGAAAAACAACACCAATGCTGGAGAAAATGGTAGAAAAAGATAATTTTGCAATCTATACAAGATGTTTTTCTCCAGCACCATGGACTGTACCAGCACATGTTTCTCTTTTTACAGGTTTATATCCATCTGAGCACCTCACGGATGGAGATAAACTTTTTTTAAGTAAAAATTTTTATACTTTACCTGAAATAGTTAAAAATGCAGGTTTTACCACAATTGGAATAACAAATAATGCTCTTGTGTCTCGTTTATTTGGTTATGCTCGAGGTTTTGATAAATTTTATGAAGTATGGAATATATTTGAAGAAAAAGATAACGAGAAAGCTATTGTCAGCAATTTTTTAAAAAAAACTGATTTAGAGAAAATTAAATTTCTATTGAAATCATCAAGCCGGTTTCCTTTAAAAGTATTATTCAAAGTAGTAGTTAATGGAGTCTACAAAAAATTAAGACCCTTATCTAAAGATGCTTCTTCTTTTACTCTTAAGTCATTTAAAATATATAAAAAAATCTTAAAAGAATGTAGGCAACCTTTTTTTATATTCATAAACTTGATGCAAACGCATGATAAATATAATCCTCCGCAAAAATACCGGAATATTTTTATTAAAGATAACCCTAAACTTGAGCATAGACACCGTAAGGAAACAGAGTATTTGCATTATGCAATAAAACCTTTTGAAAAAAATTATTTAGAATACATGGAGGGATTATATGATGAAGAAATACTTTTTTTGGATGAGATACTTTTCAGGATGTATGAAGAAATTAAAAAATTAAAAATACAAGATAATACTTTATTTATTATTACGGCCGACCATGGTGAGTTATTTGGTGAACATGGACATGTTCATCATTTATTTACTACATACAACGAACTAATTCATATCCCTTTGATTATAAGTTATCCAAAAGAATATGGGATAAAAGGCGAGATTAATAATCTTGTTCAACTTCATGATTTATTTGCAACTATTCACAGTATAGTAGAATCACCATTGCCTGCTCCTAACAGTTCAATTGCTCTCATGGGGAATGAAAAAAGGGATTTTGCATGTTCCCAGTTATTAGATGTAGGATTTAAAATAGATGCTTGCAAAGAAAAAAATCCTGATTTTGATCCTGATAATTTTAGTTTTAATTGTAAAGAAATTGCTTTGATAAATAAAGATTTATATAAATTAATAAAAAGAAGTAATGGACAGCAAGAGTTATATAATTTGCAAAAAGACCTGTATGAAACTCAAGATCTGATGAAACTGCGAAATATGAATATTCCAGAAATCAATTTCCCAAAATTTGAACTATTATGA
- a CDS encoding O-antigen polymerase, translating to MKSWFAPGAFFALIWTVYTLLPILLTQYDMKPLGVLWIFFMVFVVYLGSAVVTTGIGINKSVSYPTINMHKYFLNNLRFLNVLIILFSILGLGGVVILIISLGKELTVFFSLASLSKVANEYSVLRYSDPSYREPGMAILLSSFVYASSFLGGIHYVISLKRYQKFIALFPLIIGVGYSLILSTRASFYFPCILWISSYISIKIFLIKTKFPLFTVRNMILLGLLITIITISYIFLQILRWGASEINMEYVYSASPFLKSAFLGSPVLFSQWFSEHWSDDIIPTLGAYTNPFYKFFGGQIMRYESTPLSDELGSESTVFTLFRDTIEDYTIFGSIFIFLLYGIFWGYSYKKVIQGKITYLPFLSAFYSIAVASITKFIFGFTTILFAWVMFFIIWCLVNKKWKIEKCKF from the coding sequence ATGAAGAGCTGGTTTGCTCCTGGTGCTTTTTTTGCATTAATCTGGACAGTTTACACTTTATTGCCCATTCTACTAACACAATATGATATGAAACCTTTAGGAGTATTGTGGATATTTTTTATGGTTTTTGTAGTATATTTGGGAAGTGCTGTTGTTACAACCGGGATAGGCATTAATAAATCAGTTAGTTACCCAACAATTAATATGCATAAATATTTTTTGAATAATCTAAGATTTTTAAATGTGTTAATAATATTATTTAGTATATTAGGACTGGGAGGTGTTGTTATTTTAATTATTTCTTTAGGAAAGGAACTAACCGTATTTTTTTCTTTAGCTTCTCTTTCGAAAGTCGCCAATGAGTACTCTGTTTTAAGATATTCAGATCCATCTTATAGAGAACCTGGAATGGCTATTTTACTATCTTCTTTCGTATATGCAAGTAGTTTTCTGGGAGGCATACATTATGTAATTTCACTAAAAAGATATCAAAAATTCATCGCATTATTCCCTTTGATAATAGGGGTAGGATATTCATTAATTTTAAGCACTCGAGCGAGTTTTTATTTTCCTTGCATATTATGGATAAGTTCTTACATTTCTATAAAGATTTTTCTTATTAAAACAAAGTTTCCACTTTTTACAGTTCGTAATATGATTTTACTCGGTTTACTAATAACAATAATTACAATATCTTACATCTTTTTACAAATATTAAGATGGGGTGCAAGCGAAATTAACATGGAGTATGTTTATAGCGCTTCTCCTTTCCTAAAAAGTGCTTTTTTAGGAAGTCCTGTATTATTTTCACAATGGTTTTCAGAACATTGGTCTGATGATATTATTCCAACTCTCGGAGCCTATACCAATCCATTTTATAAATTCTTCGGGGGTCAAATAATGCGTTATGAGTCAACGCCGCTTTCTGATGAGTTAGGTTCTGAATCAACTGTTTTTACATTATTTCGTGATACTATAGAAGACTACACAATTTTCGGTTCCATTTTTATTTTCTTACTTTATGGAATATTTTGGGGTTATAGTTATAAAAAAGTTATACAAGGTAAAATCACATATTTACCATTTTTGAGTGCTTTTTATAGTATTGCTGTGGCAAGTATTACCAAATTTATATTTGGATTTACTACAATACTGTTTGCATGGGTTATGTTCTTCATTATTTGGTGTTTGGTTAATAAAAAATGGAAGATAGAAAAATGCAAATTTTAA
- a CDS encoding DegT/DnrJ/EryC1/StrS family aminotransferase — protein MGEIRNVPFFNYPYVFTSNEEKFLSIIRDVGRRGAFILQKDLEEFENNIAKYVGAKYAVGVGNATDGLHLALRAAGIGPGDEVIFCSHTMVATASAIYFTGATPIPVECGRDHLIDHQSVEKAITSRTKAIMPTQLNGRTANMDELQSIADKNNLIIVEDAAQALGSKFKGRCAGTFGLAGVVSFYPAKTLGCLGDGGVVFTNDEKIYKKLRMLRDHGRDETGEVIIWGFNSRLDNIQAAILNYKLSFYEQEISRRREIAGLYQSLLGDVKEIGLPPAPNSDPEHFDIYQNYEIEAERRDELKEYLSKNGIGTIIQWGGKAVHQWEKLGFNVKLPFTEKMFQRCLLLPMNTSLTDDDVYYVANKIREFYGYGSK, from the coding sequence ATGGGTGAAATAAGAAATGTTCCATTTTTCAATTATCCATATGTATTTACTTCTAATGAAGAAAAGTTTTTATCCATTATAAGAGATGTTGGAAGGCGTGGTGCATTTATATTGCAGAAGGATTTGGAGGAGTTTGAAAATAATATTGCCAAATATGTAGGAGCAAAATATGCAGTCGGAGTTGGTAATGCAACTGATGGGCTTCATCTTGCCTTAAGAGCAGCAGGGATAGGACCAGGTGATGAGGTAATTTTCTGTTCTCATACAATGGTGGCAACAGCTTCAGCTATATATTTTACAGGAGCTACTCCTATTCCTGTTGAATGTGGGAGGGATCATCTCATTGATCATCAATCTGTAGAAAAGGCTATTACTTCACGCACAAAAGCCATTATGCCAACCCAGTTGAATGGAAGAACAGCTAACATGGATGAGTTACAATCAATAGCTGATAAAAATAATTTAATTATTGTTGAAGATGCTGCTCAGGCACTGGGCTCTAAATTTAAAGGAAGATGTGCAGGAACTTTTGGTCTTGCTGGGGTTGTGAGTTTTTATCCTGCTAAAACACTTGGATGTCTCGGAGATGGAGGTGTAGTTTTTACAAATGATGAAAAAATATATAAAAAACTCAGAATGCTTAGAGACCATGGAAGGGATGAAACAGGTGAAGTTATAATATGGGGATTCAATTCTCGTCTAGATAACATACAAGCAGCTATTCTCAATTATAAACTTTCTTTCTATGAGCAAGAGATTTCCAGACGCAGAGAAATAGCAGGTCTTTATCAGAGCCTGCTCGGAGATGTAAAAGAGATAGGTCTTCCTCCTGCGCCTAACAGTGATCCTGAGCATTTTGACATATATCAAAACTATGAAATAGAAGCCGAACGAAGGGATGAACTTAAAGAATATTTAAGTAAAAATGGGATCGGAACAATAATCCAGTGGGGTGGCAAAGCAGTTCATCAATGGGAAAAACTTGGGTTTAATGTAAAACTTCCATTTACAGAAAAAATGTTCCAAAGATGTCTTCTTTTGCCCATGAATACATCTTTAACTGACGATGATGTTTACTATGTAGCAAATAAAATTCGAGAGTTTTACGGATATGGTAGCAAGTAG
- a CDS encoding glycosyltransferase family 4 protein: protein MNIWLIQTGEPLPIDNSIKKMRTAILADKLVERGHSVLWWASAFDHFKKKWIFKKDTQFEIQKNYKIFALKGIGYKKNLSLSRYIDHRIIAWKFKRQASVIPKPDVIVASMPPHDLAYQAVMFAKKNNIPVLVDIRDPWPDIFLEHIPKPLQGIARKLLVIDFQMIRKTMQMADGLIAVTNTFLEWGLKYATREKTLTDKILPIGYKRQKTLNDSKTAKFTHLIEELKDKFIIFFVGTMSRKYHNPSILLEVAEKLKNENIHFVIAGTGELFDELKIASKNLNNVTLTGWLNHDEIEFWLKHAKVGVCPVARNASLLTNKSYAYLSAGLPVISAFQGDLKEIIEKYQIGFYYPPNDVEALTDFIKKLYNDKALYAKMSENARKLFDEMFDADKIYEEYVKHIETVYKRHKEWATMK, encoded by the coding sequence ATGAACATATGGCTTATTCAAACAGGTGAACCTTTGCCTATTGATAATAGCATCAAAAAGATGAGGACTGCTATTTTAGCAGACAAACTCGTTGAAAGAGGGCATTCTGTTTTATGGTGGGCAAGTGCTTTTGACCATTTTAAAAAGAAGTGGATATTTAAAAAAGATACACAGTTTGAAATCCAAAAGAATTATAAGATTTTTGCTTTAAAAGGCATTGGATATAAGAAAAACCTCTCCCTTTCTCGCTATATTGACCACAGGATTATTGCATGGAAATTTAAAAGACAGGCTTCTGTAATACCGAAGCCAGATGTAATAGTTGCATCCATGCCGCCACATGATTTAGCGTACCAAGCAGTTATGTTTGCAAAAAAGAATAATATTCCCGTATTGGTAGATATACGGGACCCATGGCCTGATATATTTCTTGAGCATATTCCTAAGCCACTACAAGGAATCGCCCGTAAATTGCTTGTTATAGATTTTCAAATGATAAGAAAAACTATGCAAATGGCAGATGGGCTAATTGCGGTAACAAATACTTTTCTTGAATGGGGGTTGAAGTATGCAACACGTGAAAAAACGCTCACGGATAAGATATTGCCTATTGGATATAAAAGACAAAAGACCCTCAACGATTCTAAAACTGCTAAATTTACGCATTTAATTGAAGAACTCAAGGATAAATTTATAATATTCTTTGTCGGAACAATGTCAAGAAAATATCATAATCCCTCTATACTTTTAGAAGTGGCGGAAAAGCTAAAAAATGAAAACATTCATTTTGTTATTGCAGGAACCGGAGAACTATTTGATGAATTAAAAATCGCATCAAAAAATCTTAACAATGTAACTTTGACTGGGTGGCTTAATCACGATGAAATAGAATTTTGGTTAAAGCACGCAAAAGTCGGTGTGTGCCCTGTTGCAAGAAATGCAAGTTTGCTTACAAATAAGAGTTATGCTTACCTTTCAGCTGGGCTTCCTGTTATATCTGCTTTTCAGGGAGACCTAAAAGAAATCATTGAGAAATATCAGATTGGATTTTATTATCCACCAAATGATGTTGAAGCACTAACAGATTTTATTAAAAAACTTTACAATGACAAAGCTCTTTATGCTAAAATGTCAGAAAATGCTCGCAAGCTCTTTGACGAAATGTTTGATGCTGATAAGATATATGAGGAGTATGTAAAACATATAGAAACGGTTTATAAGAGGCATAAAGAATGGGCTACTATGAAATAA
- a CDS encoding class I SAM-dependent methyltransferase — protein MGYYEITETPGLKATQEQIERLYHRYHFAHQFAEGKDVLEVACGAGIGLGYLAKVAKNVIGGDIDENNVSIAKKYYGDKIKDKIKIEIMDAHNLPFSEETFDLVLLFEAIYYLKEPQKFIQEAKRVLREEGILIICTVNKEWEDFHPSPYSVKYFSVPELYEALRNEFKEVKLFGAFKVEKHGIKNRVVSFIKKMAVKLNLIPGSLKARAYLKRIFMGKQRPLPYEIKEGMANYTEPVSIPVDKPNKEFKIIYAVAKK, from the coding sequence ATGGGCTACTATGAAATAACAGAAACGCCAGGGCTGAAAGCAACACAGGAGCAGATAGAAAGGCTATATCATAGATATCACTTTGCTCATCAGTTTGCTGAAGGGAAGGATGTTTTAGAGGTTGCTTGTGGTGCTGGCATAGGACTTGGTTATCTTGCAAAGGTTGCAAAGAATGTAATAGGCGGTGATATTGATGAGAATAATGTTAGCATTGCTAAGAAATACTATGGCGATAAAATAAAAGATAAAATAAAAATAGAGATAATGGATGCTCATAACCTTCCCTTTTCAGAAGAAACCTTTGACTTAGTTTTACTTTTTGAAGCTATATACTACTTAAAAGAACCTCAAAAATTTATACAAGAAGCCAAAAGAGTTTTAAGAGAAGAAGGAATTCTTATTATATGTACAGTTAACAAAGAGTGGGAAGATTTTCATCCATCTCCATATTCTGTTAAATATTTTTCTGTTCCTGAATTATACGAAGCATTAAGAAATGAATTTAAGGAAGTTAAGCTATTCGGAGCATTTAAAGTAGAAAAACATGGAATAAAGAACAGAGTAGTTTCTTTTATAAAGAAAATGGCTGTAAAGTTAAATTTAATTCCAGGAAGTCTGAAGGCAAGAGCATATCTTAAAAGAATATTTATGGGAAAGCAAAGGCCTCTCCCTTACGAGATAAAAGAGGGGATGGCAAATTATACAGAACCTGTTTCAATACCTGTGGATAAACCTAATAAAGAATTCAAAATAATTTATGCAGTTGCAAAGAAATAA
- a CDS encoding sugar transferase, whose translation MLKRAFDIIVSSIGLIFLTPLFLVIAYLIKKEDSGPIFYRGIRVGKYGKPFRIYKFRTMIVDAEKIGGPSTADDDPRITKIGRFLRKYKIDELPQLINVLKGEMSIVGPRPEVPFYVNMFTEEEKKILTVKPGITDWASLWNPDEGAILAGSPDPEKTYMEKIRPTKIKLQLKYVNEHSFLTDLKIIFLTVLTVITKKKYINEEK comes from the coding sequence ATGCTTAAAAGAGCTTTTGATATAATAGTTTCAAGTATCGGATTAATTTTTCTAACCCCTCTTTTTTTAGTAATCGCCTATTTAATTAAAAAGGAAGATAGCGGGCCTATTTTTTACCGTGGGATAAGAGTTGGTAAATATGGGAAGCCTTTCAGGATATATAAGTTTAGAACAATGATTGTAGATGCTGAAAAGATTGGAGGTCCTTCTACAGCTGATGATGACCCACGAATAACAAAAATTGGAAGATTTCTCAGAAAATATAAGATTGATGAACTGCCACAGTTAATAAATGTCTTGAAAGGAGAGATGAGCATTGTGGGTCCTCGCCCTGAAGTTCCATTTTATGTTAATATGTTTACTGAAGAAGAAAAGAAGATATTAACAGTAAAGCCTGGAATAACAGATTGGGCATCTCTGTGGAATCCTGATGAAGGAGCAATTTTAGCTGGTTCTCCTGATCCAGAAAAAACATATATGGAAAAGATAAGACCTACTAAAATAAAGCTACAGTTAAAATATGTTAATGAGCATTCTTTTTTAACAGATTTAAAAATTATTTTTTTGACTGTTTTAACAGTTATAACAAAGAAAAAATATATTAATGAGGAAAAATGA
- a CDS encoding class I SAM-dependent methyltransferase has translation MDNVLLNKEYRRYVGPVEFYDIVSGLQFIILFLLGLREEHFLLDIGCGSLRGGKLLIPYLLPNRYYGIEPNEWLIKEGINNEIGNDMINIKKPSFSKVSDFTLSVFNLKFDFILAQSIFSHAAPTQIRKCLSEAKKVMKPTSLFVATFMEGNDDYKGNKWVYPGCVTYTLNTIYKMCGEYGLNCKKIDYPHPNGQTWIVIHFPENESSILSILYKDKLKEIFNMKALEDSLHTCKERLSRLESHPYVKVGLKIRRFFLKFKQHFDKIYNKK, from the coding sequence ATGGATAATGTTTTACTCAACAAGGAGTATAGAAGGTATGTAGGTCCTGTTGAATTTTATGATATAGTTAGTGGATTACAATTTATAATTTTATTTTTATTGGGTCTAAGGGAAGAACATTTTCTTTTAGACATTGGATGTGGCTCTTTGAGGGGGGGGAAGCTTTTAATCCCTTATCTACTGCCAAATAGGTATTATGGAATAGAACCAAATGAGTGGCTAATTAAAGAAGGGATAAATAATGAAATAGGAAACGATATGATCAATATAAAAAAACCTTCTTTTAGTAAAGTTAGTGATTTTACATTAAGTGTGTTTAATTTAAAATTTGACTTTATATTAGCTCAATCTATTTTTTCTCACGCAGCACCAACACAAATTCGTAAATGTTTATCAGAGGCAAAGAAGGTTATGAAGCCTACATCACTTTTTGTAGCCACTTTTATGGAGGGTAATGACGATTATAAAGGTAACAAATGGGTTTACCCTGGGTGTGTTACATATACACTTAATACAATTTATAAGATGTGTGGAGAATATGGTTTAAATTGTAAGAAAATTGATTACCCCCATCCAAATGGACAAACATGGATAGTGATACATTTTCCAGAGAATGAATCATCTATATTATCTATATTGTATAAAGATAAATTGAAGGAAATATTTAATATGAAGGCATTGGAAGATTCACTTCATACATGTAAAGAAAGGCTCTCAAGATTGGAGTCCCATCCCTATGTTAAAGTCGGACTAAAAATAAGAAGGTTTTTTCTTAAATTTAAACAGCATTTTGATAAAATTTATAATAAAAAATGA